One window of Vitis riparia cultivar Riparia Gloire de Montpellier isolate 1030 chromosome 5, EGFV_Vit.rip_1.0, whole genome shotgun sequence genomic DNA carries:
- the LOC117915050 gene encoding putative disease resistance protein RGA3 isoform X2, with product MSGALLFFNSRWRELKMLPRLRRRSEERPQRLITTSAIDISEVYGRDMDEKIILDHLLGKMRQEKSGLYIVSIFGTGGMGKTTLARLAYNHRKVKTHFDERIWVCVSDPFEPARIFRDIVEIIQKASPNLHNLEALQQKVQTCVSGKKFLLVLDDVWTEDNQLWEQLKNTLHCGAAGSRILATTRKESVVKMMRTTYKHPLGELSLEQSRALFHQIAFSEREKKEELKEIAEKIADKCKGLPLAIKTLGNLLRIKNSEEEWKYVLNSEVWQLDEFERDISPALLLSYYDLPPAIQRCFSFCAVFPKASVIERDELIKLWMAQSYLKSDGSKEMEMIGRTYFEYLAARSFFQDFEKDTDGNIIRCKMHDIVHDFAQFLTQNECFIVEVDNQQMESIDLSFKKIRHITLVV from the exons ATGAGTGGAGCATTGCTATTTTTCAATTCCAGATGGAGGGAGTTGAAAATGCTTCCACGTCTAAGACGAAG GAGTGAGGAGCGACCACAGCGACTTATAACTACCTCTGCAATTGATATTTCAGAGGTGTACGGTCGGGATATGGATGAAAAAATCATATTAGATCATTTGTTGGGTAAGATGCGTCAAGAGAAATCTGGCCTCTACATCGTCTCCATATTTGGGACGGGAGGCATGGGCAAAACAACTCTTGCTCGACTAGCCTACAACCACCGAAAGGTGAAGACCCATTTTGATGAAAGAATATGGGTCTGTGTCTCTGATCCTTTTGAGCCAGCCAGAATTTTTAGGGATATTGTTGAAATCATCCAGAAAGCGTCTCCTAATCTCCATAATTTGGAAGCTTTACAACAAAAAGTTCAAACGTGTGTCTCTGGAAAGAAGTTCCTTCTTGTGCTAGATGATGTGTGGACTGAAGACAATCAATTGTGGGAACAACTGAAGAACACCCTCCACTGCGGAGCAGCAGGGAGTAGAATTCTGGCGACCACACGCAAAGAGAGTGTTGTTAAGATGATGAGAACTACGTACAAGCATCCCTTGGGGGAGCTGTCTTTGGAGCAATCTCGGGCATTATTCCATCAAATAGCTTTCTCTGAAagggagaaaaaggaagaattaaaagaaattgcTGAGAAAATAGCAGACAAATGCAAGGGCTTGCCCCTCGCTATAAAAACTTTAGGGAACCTCTTGCGCATAAAAAATAGCGAGGAAGAATGGAAGTACGTATTGAATAGTGAAGTATGGCAGCTAGATGAGTTTGAGAGAGATATTTCCCCTGCTTTGTTGTTGAGTTATTATGATCTGCCCCCTGCAATTCAACGCTGCTTCTCATTTTGTGCTGTTTTTCCAAAAGCCTCGGTTATTGAGAGAGATGAGCTGATCAAGTTGTGGATGGCACAAAGCTATCTCAAATCTGATGGGAGTAAAGAGATGGAGATGATTGGGAGAACGTACTTTGAATATTTAGCTGCTCGGTCTTTCTtccaagattttgaaaaagatacTGATGGTAATATAATACGTTGTAAGATGCATGATATAGTGCATGATTTTGCTCAATTTTTGACTCAGAATGAATGCTTTATTGTGGAGGTTGACAACCAACAAATGGAGAGCATAGATTTATCCTTCAAAAAGATTCGTCATATCACCTTAGTTGTCTGA
- the LOC117915050 gene encoding putative disease resistance protein RGA4 isoform X1: MADALVSIVLERLTSVVEQQIHEQVSLVPGVESEIQSLKSTLRSVRDVLEDAERRKVKEKSVQGWLERLKDMAYEMMDVLDEWSIAIFQFQMEGVENASTSKTKVSFCMPSPFIRFKQVASERTDFNFVSSRSEERPQRLITTSAIDISEVYGRDMDEKIILDHLLGKMRQEKSGLYIVSIFGTGGMGKTTLARLAYNHRKVKTHFDERIWVCVSDPFEPARIFRDIVEIIQKASPNLHNLEALQQKVQTCVSGKKFLLVLDDVWTEDNQLWEQLKNTLHCGAAGSRILATTRKESVVKMMRTTYKHPLGELSLEQSRALFHQIAFSEREKKEELKEIAEKIADKCKGLPLAIKTLGNLLRIKNSEEEWKYVLNSEVWQLDEFERDISPALLLSYYDLPPAIQRCFSFCAVFPKASVIERDELIKLWMAQSYLKSDGSKEMEMIGRTYFEYLAARSFFQDFEKDTDGNIIRCKMHDIVHDFAQFLTQNECFIVEVDNQQMESIDLSFKKIRHITLVV; this comes from the coding sequence ATGGCTGATGCCCTCGTTTCTATTGTGCTGGAACGCTTAACTTCGGTTGTTGAACAGCAGATTCATGAACAAGTTTCTCTGGTTCCGGGTGTTGAATCAGAAATTCAAAGTCTCAAAAGCACACTCCGCTCCGTCCGAGATGTTCTTGAAGATGCCGAGAGGagaaaagtgaaggaaaaatctGTCCAAGGTTGGTTGGAGAGGCTCAAAGACATGGCCTACGAAATGATGGACGTGCTGGATGAGTGGAGCATTGCTATTTTTCAATTCCAGATGGAGGGAGTTGAAAATGCTTCCACGTCTAAGACGAAGGTAAGCTTCTGTATGCCCTCCCCTTTCATCCGTTTCAAGCAAGTTGCAAGTGAACGGACCGATTTTAATTTTGTCTCTAGTAGGAGTGAGGAGCGACCACAGCGACTTATAACTACCTCTGCAATTGATATTTCAGAGGTGTACGGTCGGGATATGGATGAAAAAATCATATTAGATCATTTGTTGGGTAAGATGCGTCAAGAGAAATCTGGCCTCTACATCGTCTCCATATTTGGGACGGGAGGCATGGGCAAAACAACTCTTGCTCGACTAGCCTACAACCACCGAAAGGTGAAGACCCATTTTGATGAAAGAATATGGGTCTGTGTCTCTGATCCTTTTGAGCCAGCCAGAATTTTTAGGGATATTGTTGAAATCATCCAGAAAGCGTCTCCTAATCTCCATAATTTGGAAGCTTTACAACAAAAAGTTCAAACGTGTGTCTCTGGAAAGAAGTTCCTTCTTGTGCTAGATGATGTGTGGACTGAAGACAATCAATTGTGGGAACAACTGAAGAACACCCTCCACTGCGGAGCAGCAGGGAGTAGAATTCTGGCGACCACACGCAAAGAGAGTGTTGTTAAGATGATGAGAACTACGTACAAGCATCCCTTGGGGGAGCTGTCTTTGGAGCAATCTCGGGCATTATTCCATCAAATAGCTTTCTCTGAAagggagaaaaaggaagaattaaaagaaattgcTGAGAAAATAGCAGACAAATGCAAGGGCTTGCCCCTCGCTATAAAAACTTTAGGGAACCTCTTGCGCATAAAAAATAGCGAGGAAGAATGGAAGTACGTATTGAATAGTGAAGTATGGCAGCTAGATGAGTTTGAGAGAGATATTTCCCCTGCTTTGTTGTTGAGTTATTATGATCTGCCCCCTGCAATTCAACGCTGCTTCTCATTTTGTGCTGTTTTTCCAAAAGCCTCGGTTATTGAGAGAGATGAGCTGATCAAGTTGTGGATGGCACAAAGCTATCTCAAATCTGATGGGAGTAAAGAGATGGAGATGATTGGGAGAACGTACTTTGAATATTTAGCTGCTCGGTCTTTCTtccaagattttgaaaaagatacTGATGGTAATATAATACGTTGTAAGATGCATGATATAGTGCATGATTTTGCTCAATTTTTGACTCAGAATGAATGCTTTATTGTGGAGGTTGACAACCAACAAATGGAGAGCATAGATTTATCCTTCAAAAAGATTCGTCATATCACCTTAGTTGTCTGA